One part of the Vicia villosa cultivar HV-30 ecotype Madison, WI linkage group LG6, Vvil1.0, whole genome shotgun sequence genome encodes these proteins:
- the LOC131611947 gene encoding LOW QUALITY PROTEIN: pyruvate decarboxylase 2-like (The sequence of the model RefSeq protein was modified relative to this genomic sequence to represent the inferred CDS: deleted 2 bases in 1 codon; substituted 1 base at 1 genomic stop codon) codes for MDTMLGSLDSSKPTSNDLFSCPNTNSTATTIQPSIPSTSISFNDATLGRHLARRLVQIGITDVFSVPGDFNLSLLDHLINEPGLNLIGCCNELNAGYAADGYARSRGVGACVVTFTVGGLSVLNAIAGAYSENLPLICIVGGPNSNDYGSNRILHHTIGLSDFSQEFRCFQTVTCFQAVVNNLEDAHELIDTAIATSLKESKPVYISISCNLPSIPHPTFSRDPVPFSLTPKLSNQMGFGSSXTVDAAAEFLNKAVKPVLVGGPKLRVAKASEAFVELADASGYALAMMPSAKGMVPEHHPHFIGTYWGPVSTAFCSEIVESADAYLFAGPIFNDYSSVGYSLLLKKEKTIIVHPNQVVIGNGPAFGCVLMKDFLKVLAKRLKHNNVAYENYHRIYIPDGKPSKSEPKEPLRVNVMFQHIQQMLSSETVVIAETGDSWFNCQKLKLPEGCGYEFQMQYGSIGWSVGATLGYAQAVPEKRVIACIGDGSFQVTAQDVSTMLRCGQKTIIFLINNGGYTIEVEIHDGPYNIIKNWNYTGLVDAIHNGEGKCWTTKVFCEEELVEAIATATGPKRDSLCFIEVIIHKDDTSKELLEWGSRVSAANSRSPNSQ; via the exons ATGGACACAATGTTAGGCTCTTTGGACTCAAGCAAGCCAACTAGCAACGACCTCTTTTCATGTCCAAACACAAACAGCACAGCAACAACAATCCAACCCTCGATCCCTTCAACATCAATTTCCTTCAACGATGCTACTCTCGGCCGCCACCTAGCACGAAGACTAGTCCAAATCGGCATCACCGATGTCTTCTCCGTTCCCGGCGACTTCAACCTTTCGCTTCTCGACCACCTCATCAATGAACCGGGGCTAAACTTAATCGGTTGCTGTAACGAGCTCAATGCGGGGTATGCTGCTGACGGTTACGCTCGATCACGTGGCGTAGGAGCTTGTGTGGTTACGTTTACGGTTGGAGGGCTTAGTGTTCTAAATGCTATAGCTGGAGCTTATAGTGAGAATTTGCCGCTTATTTGTATTGTTGGTGGACCTAATTCTAATGATTATGGAAGTAATAGGATTCTTCATCATACTATTGGGTTGTCTGATTTTAGCCAAGAGTTTAGATGTTTTCAAACCGTTACTTGCTTTCAG GCAGTGGTGAATAACCTGGAAGATGCTCATGAGTTGATTGATACAGCAATAGCAACTTCCCTTAAAGAAAGCAAACCTGTTTATATAAGCATTAGCTGTAACTTGCCTTCAATTCCTCACCCAACTTTCAGTCGTGACCCCGTCCCTTTTTCACTCACTCCCAA ATTGTCTAACCAGATGGGGTTTGGAAGCAGC TAGACTGTAGACGCAGCAGCAGAGTTTCTTAACAAAGCAGTGAAACCAGTACTAGTCGGTGGTCCTAAACTAAGAGTAGCAAAAGCATCTGAGGCCTTTGTCGAACTAGCTGATGCGAGTGGTTACGCACTAGCCATGATGCCATCGGCTAAAGGGATGGTTCCGGAGCACCATCCTCATTTCATTGGTACTTATTGGGGTCCTGTGAGTACTGCATTTTGTTCTGAGATTGTGGAATCAGCTGATGCATACTTGTTTGCTGGTCCTATTTTCAATGACTACAGTTCTGTTGGGTATTCACTTCTTCTCAAGAAAGAGAAGACGATTATCGTTCATCCCAACCAGGTTGTGATTGGTAATGGACCTGCATTTGGATGTGTGTTAATGAAAGATTTCCTTAAGGTACTTGCGAAGCGTCTCAAACACAACAATGTTGCTTATGAAAATTACCATAGGATATATATTCCAGATGGGAAACCTTCGAAGTCAGAACCAAAAGAACCTTTGAGAGTTAATGTTATGTTCCAACATATACAGCAGATGTTGTCTAGTGAAACAGTTGTGATTGCTGAGACAGGTGACTCTTGGTTTAACTGCCAAAAGTTGAAATTGCCCGAGGGATGTGG GTATGAGTTTCAAATGCAATATGGTTCGATCGGATGGTCCGTTGGTGCAACTCTCGGCTATGCACAAGCAGTCCCTGAGAAGCGAGTGATTGCTTGCATTGGTGATGGAAGCTTTCAG GTAACAGCACAGGATGTATCAACAATGCTGCGATGTGGTCAGAAAACCATCATCTTTCTGATAAACAATGGCGGATACACTATTGAGGTTGAAATTCATGATGGGCCATACAACATTATCAAGAACTGGAATTACACTGGATTGGTTGATGCAATTCACAATGGTGAAGGAAAATGTTGGACTACTAAG GTATTCTGTGAAGAGGAGCTAGTAGAAGCAATTGCCACAGCAACAGGACCAAAGAGAGACAGCTTATGTTTCATCGAAGTGATTATTCACAAGGATGACACTAGCAAAGAGTTGCTTGAGTGGGGCTCCAGGGTCTCTGCTGCCAATAGTCGTTCCCCAAATTCTCAGTAA